In Cervus elaphus chromosome 7, mCerEla1.1, whole genome shotgun sequence, the following proteins share a genomic window:
- the BTNL2 gene encoding butyrophilin-like protein 2 isoform X1, translating to MVELPGYSLSGVFASFFFIFLSMKQSDDFRVTGSAHPILAMVGEDAQLTCQLLPRRTAMDMEVRWYRSEPSTPVFLYPGGDEITEIQMEEYRGRVEWIEDGITEGSVALKIHSLRPSDHGQYWCRFKDNNYLAETSLLLQVASLGSDPYIHMGGSVESGLQLVCTAKGWFPEPQVSWQDIKGEKLLTFSNHNFQDEDGLFYVESTLVVRDASTETVSCFIHNPSLAEEKGSDVSIPEKLQTEMASLKVIGPSQPILVRVGEDIQLTCSLAPNTDAQKMEVRWVRSHRYPAVYVYMDGARVAGEQMEEYRGRTALLSDAMSEGRLTLQINDARISDDGKYWCLFEKDGVYQEADLDLKIVGLGSSPQISMEGLKDGEVTLKCTSEGWFPQPHVQWRDTEGNTIPSFSQDLTQGSQGLFQVEAILLVTNSSVVNVTCSISSPLLGEEKNTTFSTSESGMIYSWKRLLIWGLLLLLLLGVIGLIWRKSCGKVKDTLGSKTAQRILSEGNKLVAHRQSRSQKSRKNLTTSFAS from the exons ATGGTGGAGCTTCCTGGATACAGCCTGTCTGGTGTGTTTGCCTCcttcttctttatatttctcaGCATGAAGCAATCAG ATGACTTTAGAGTGACGGGTTCTGCCCATCCTATCCTGGCCATGGTGGGAGAAGATGCCCAGCTCACCTGTCAGCTCCTTCCCAGGAGGACCGCAATGGACATGGAGGTGAGGTGGTACCGCTCGGAGCCCAGCACTCCTGTGTTTTTGTATCCGGGTGGAGATGAGATAACGGAGATACAGATGGAGGAGTACAGAGGCCGGGTAGAGTGGATAGAAGACGGCATCACTGAGGGAAGCGTGGCTCTGAAGATTCACAGCCTCCGGCCATCTGATCACGGGCAGTACTGGTGCCGTTTCAAAGACAACAACTACCTTGCAGAAACAAGCCTGCTGCTCCAAGTAGCCA GTCTGGGGTCTGACCCTTACATCCACATGGGCGGATCTGTGGAAAGTGGACTCCAGCTTGTATGCACTGCAAAGGGCTGGTTCCCGGAGCCTCAGGTTTCCTGGCAAGACATCAAGGGAGAAAAATTGCTGACTTTCTCTAATCATAACTTCCAAGATGAAGATGGCTTGTTCTATGTAGAAAGCACTCTTGTGGTCAGGGATGCCTCTACAGAGACTGTGTCCTGCTTCATCCACAACCCCTCACTCGCCGAGGAGAAGGGCTCAGATGTCTCCATCCCAG AAAAACTCCAAACAGAGATGG CTTCCTTAAAAGTGATTGGACCTTCCCAGCCCATCCTTGTTAGAGTGGGAGAAGACATACAGTTAACCTGCTCCTTGGCTCCAAATACTGATGCACAGAAGATGGAGGTGCGGTGGGTCCGATCCCACCGTTATCCTGCTGTTTACGTCTATATGGATGGGGCCCGTGTGGCTGGAGAGCAGATGGAAGAGTATCGGGGGAGAACTGCATTGCTGAGTGATGCTATGAGTGAGGGGAGGCTGACCCTGCAGATAAATGATGCCAGGATTTCAGATGATGGGAAGTACTGGTGCCTTTTTGAAAAAGATGGAGTCTACCAGGAGGCGGATTTGGATCTGAAGATTGTAG GTCTGGGTTCTTCACCTCAGATCTCCATGGAGGGACTGAAGGATGGAGAAGTAACGCTAAAGTGCACTTCAGAAGGCTGGTTCCCACAGCCCCATGTGCAATGGAGGGACACGGAAGGAAACACAATACCATCCTTTTCCCAGGACCTGACTCAAGGCAGCCAGGGGCTATTCCAAGTGGAGGCAATTCTACTGGTCACAAACAGCTCTGTTGTGAATGTGACCTGCTCCATCAGCAGCCCCCTTCTAGGCGAGGAGAAAAACACAACTTTTTCTACTTCAG AGTCCGGGATGATTTATTCATGGAAGAGACTGCTGATTTGGGgattgcttcttcttcttcttcttggagTTATAGGCTTGATCTGGAGGAAAAGCTGTGGAAAAG TGAAGGACACACTGGGTTCAAAAACAGCTCAACGAATCCTTTCTGAGGGAAACAAGCTTGTGGCCCACAGACAGTCACGCAGCCAAAAGTCCCGCAAAAATTTGACGACCTCCTTCGCAAGCTAG
- the BTNL2 gene encoding butyrophilin-like protein 2 isoform X3, with translation MVELPGYSLSGVFASFFFIFLSMKQSDDFRVTGSAHPILAMVGEDAQLTCQLLPRRTAMDMEVRWYRSEPSTPVFLYPGGDEITEIQMEEYRGRVEWIEDGITEGSVALKIHSLRPSDHGQYWCRFKDNNYLAETSLLLQVASLGSDPYIHMGGSVESGLQLVCTAKGWFPEPQVSWQDIKGEKLLTFSNHNFQDEDGLFYVESTLVVRDASTETVSCFIHNPSLAEEKGSDVSIPEKLQTEMASLKVIGPSQPILVRVGEDIQLTCSLAPNTDAQKMEVRWVRSHRYPAVYVYMDGARVAGEQMEEYRGRTALLSDAMSEGRLTLQINDARISDDGKYWCLFEKDGVYQEADLDLKIVGLGSSPQISMEGLKDGEVTLKCTSEGWFPQPHVQWRDTEGNTIPSFSQDLTQGSQGLFQVEAILLVTNSSVVNVTCSISSPLLGEEKNTTFSTSESGMIYSWKRLLIWGLLLLLLLGVIGLIWRKSCGKGS, from the exons ATGGTGGAGCTTCCTGGATACAGCCTGTCTGGTGTGTTTGCCTCcttcttctttatatttctcaGCATGAAGCAATCAG ATGACTTTAGAGTGACGGGTTCTGCCCATCCTATCCTGGCCATGGTGGGAGAAGATGCCCAGCTCACCTGTCAGCTCCTTCCCAGGAGGACCGCAATGGACATGGAGGTGAGGTGGTACCGCTCGGAGCCCAGCACTCCTGTGTTTTTGTATCCGGGTGGAGATGAGATAACGGAGATACAGATGGAGGAGTACAGAGGCCGGGTAGAGTGGATAGAAGACGGCATCACTGAGGGAAGCGTGGCTCTGAAGATTCACAGCCTCCGGCCATCTGATCACGGGCAGTACTGGTGCCGTTTCAAAGACAACAACTACCTTGCAGAAACAAGCCTGCTGCTCCAAGTAGCCA GTCTGGGGTCTGACCCTTACATCCACATGGGCGGATCTGTGGAAAGTGGACTCCAGCTTGTATGCACTGCAAAGGGCTGGTTCCCGGAGCCTCAGGTTTCCTGGCAAGACATCAAGGGAGAAAAATTGCTGACTTTCTCTAATCATAACTTCCAAGATGAAGATGGCTTGTTCTATGTAGAAAGCACTCTTGTGGTCAGGGATGCCTCTACAGAGACTGTGTCCTGCTTCATCCACAACCCCTCACTCGCCGAGGAGAAGGGCTCAGATGTCTCCATCCCAG AAAAACTCCAAACAGAGATGG CTTCCTTAAAAGTGATTGGACCTTCCCAGCCCATCCTTGTTAGAGTGGGAGAAGACATACAGTTAACCTGCTCCTTGGCTCCAAATACTGATGCACAGAAGATGGAGGTGCGGTGGGTCCGATCCCACCGTTATCCTGCTGTTTACGTCTATATGGATGGGGCCCGTGTGGCTGGAGAGCAGATGGAAGAGTATCGGGGGAGAACTGCATTGCTGAGTGATGCTATGAGTGAGGGGAGGCTGACCCTGCAGATAAATGATGCCAGGATTTCAGATGATGGGAAGTACTGGTGCCTTTTTGAAAAAGATGGAGTCTACCAGGAGGCGGATTTGGATCTGAAGATTGTAG GTCTGGGTTCTTCACCTCAGATCTCCATGGAGGGACTGAAGGATGGAGAAGTAACGCTAAAGTGCACTTCAGAAGGCTGGTTCCCACAGCCCCATGTGCAATGGAGGGACACGGAAGGAAACACAATACCATCCTTTTCCCAGGACCTGACTCAAGGCAGCCAGGGGCTATTCCAAGTGGAGGCAATTCTACTGGTCACAAACAGCTCTGTTGTGAATGTGACCTGCTCCATCAGCAGCCCCCTTCTAGGCGAGGAGAAAAACACAACTTTTTCTACTTCAG AGTCCGGGATGATTTATTCATGGAAGAGACTGCTGATTTGGGgattgcttcttcttcttcttcttggagTTATAGGCTTGATCTGGAGGAAAAGCTGTGGAAAAG GAAGTTAA
- the BTNL2 gene encoding butyrophilin-like protein 2 isoform X2, translating to MVELPGYSLSGVFASFFFIFLSMKQSDDFRVTGSAHPILAMVGEDAQLTCQLLPRRTAMDMEVRWYRSEPSTPVFLYPGGDEITEIQMEEYRGRVEWIEDGITEGSVALKIHSLRPSDHGQYWCRFKDNNYLAETSLLLQVASLGSDPYIHMGGSVESGLQLVCTAKGWFPEPQVSWQDIKGEKLLTFSNHNFQDEDGLFYVESTLVVRDASTETVSCFIHNPSLAEEKGSDVSIPEKLQTEMASLKVIGPSQPILVRVGEDIQLTCSLAPNTDAQKMEVRWVRSHRYPAVYVYMDGARVAGEQMEEYRGRTALLSDAMSEGRLTLQINDARISDDGKYWCLFEKDGVYQEADLDLKIVGLGSSPQISMEGLKDGEVTLKCTSEGWFPQPHVQWRDTEGNTIPSFSQDLTQGSQGLFQVEAILLVTNSSVVNVTCSISSPLLGEEKNTTFSTSESGMIYSWKRLLIWGLLLLLLLGVIGLIWRKSCGKVN from the exons ATGGTGGAGCTTCCTGGATACAGCCTGTCTGGTGTGTTTGCCTCcttcttctttatatttctcaGCATGAAGCAATCAG ATGACTTTAGAGTGACGGGTTCTGCCCATCCTATCCTGGCCATGGTGGGAGAAGATGCCCAGCTCACCTGTCAGCTCCTTCCCAGGAGGACCGCAATGGACATGGAGGTGAGGTGGTACCGCTCGGAGCCCAGCACTCCTGTGTTTTTGTATCCGGGTGGAGATGAGATAACGGAGATACAGATGGAGGAGTACAGAGGCCGGGTAGAGTGGATAGAAGACGGCATCACTGAGGGAAGCGTGGCTCTGAAGATTCACAGCCTCCGGCCATCTGATCACGGGCAGTACTGGTGCCGTTTCAAAGACAACAACTACCTTGCAGAAACAAGCCTGCTGCTCCAAGTAGCCA GTCTGGGGTCTGACCCTTACATCCACATGGGCGGATCTGTGGAAAGTGGACTCCAGCTTGTATGCACTGCAAAGGGCTGGTTCCCGGAGCCTCAGGTTTCCTGGCAAGACATCAAGGGAGAAAAATTGCTGACTTTCTCTAATCATAACTTCCAAGATGAAGATGGCTTGTTCTATGTAGAAAGCACTCTTGTGGTCAGGGATGCCTCTACAGAGACTGTGTCCTGCTTCATCCACAACCCCTCACTCGCCGAGGAGAAGGGCTCAGATGTCTCCATCCCAG AAAAACTCCAAACAGAGATGG CTTCCTTAAAAGTGATTGGACCTTCCCAGCCCATCCTTGTTAGAGTGGGAGAAGACATACAGTTAACCTGCTCCTTGGCTCCAAATACTGATGCACAGAAGATGGAGGTGCGGTGGGTCCGATCCCACCGTTATCCTGCTGTTTACGTCTATATGGATGGGGCCCGTGTGGCTGGAGAGCAGATGGAAGAGTATCGGGGGAGAACTGCATTGCTGAGTGATGCTATGAGTGAGGGGAGGCTGACCCTGCAGATAAATGATGCCAGGATTTCAGATGATGGGAAGTACTGGTGCCTTTTTGAAAAAGATGGAGTCTACCAGGAGGCGGATTTGGATCTGAAGATTGTAG GTCTGGGTTCTTCACCTCAGATCTCCATGGAGGGACTGAAGGATGGAGAAGTAACGCTAAAGTGCACTTCAGAAGGCTGGTTCCCACAGCCCCATGTGCAATGGAGGGACACGGAAGGAAACACAATACCATCCTTTTCCCAGGACCTGACTCAAGGCAGCCAGGGGCTATTCCAAGTGGAGGCAATTCTACTGGTCACAAACAGCTCTGTTGTGAATGTGACCTGCTCCATCAGCAGCCCCCTTCTAGGCGAGGAGAAAAACACAACTTTTTCTACTTCAG AGTCCGGGATGATTTATTCATGGAAGAGACTGCTGATTTGGGgattgcttcttcttcttcttcttggagTTATAGGCTTGATCTGGAGGAAAAGCTGTGGAAAAG TGAattaa
- the LOC122697768 gene encoding butyrophilin subfamily 1 member A1-like, with protein sequence MVCSPDFSLLRDLFLILLFQMPMWGSDSFSVTGPSEPIVAMLGADTMLPCRVYPAMNVESMEIRWFRNQFSEAVFVYQNGMEQVGEQLVDFKGRAELVKDYITEGRVAVRIHSLRVSDNGMYKCFFKKGTDFEEAVLELKVIGLGSDPRVFLVGPEDGGIRLKCTGKGWFPQPEVQWEDAKGEKIPSVSEDEIQDDDGLFQIEASLIVRDSSKTQVSCSMKNPFFGQEQVETIFIPESFFPRPSPWKAAFAVILVILGISVGAIVYLTLKERWGKKKLSKIKGEKEKESKAKELLKRELAKRKALYQQDWRKAELYADWRKEQFKAVAFTLKPETAHPNLVLSENKQRISLKNNVPQNGDTPTHEEQGESEAIFSVLGEKSLTMERQYWEVEVNMRKEDGSATRWALGICSETAKREGWFVERPEKHFWVLIYKEGEVIVPTSQKISLSLRQQLHRIGVFLDWEAENLSFYNMADGSHIYSFTGIAFCGNFFPYFSLRGTGTSLTICSTSDHPENCPDSSPKTSLTHLSSCETSVPQESNSLL encoded by the exons ATGGTGTGTTCCCCGGACTTCTCTCTGCTAAGAGACCTCTTTCTGATCCTGCTTTTCCAGATGCCCATGTGGGGCTCAG ATTCCTTTTCAGTGACTGGCCCCTCGGAACCCATCGTGGCCATGCTGGGTGCAGACACGATGCTGCCCTGCCGTGTATACCCAGCCATGAATGTGGAGAGTATGGAGATCCGGTGGTTTCGCAACCAGTTCTCAGAGGCTGTGTTTGTGTATCAGAATGGAATGGAGCAGGTGGGAGAACAACTAGTAGATTTCAAAGGGAGAGCCGAGTTGGTGAAAGACTACATCACTGAGGGAAGAGTAGCTGTGAGAATCCACAGCCTCCGGGTCTCAGACAATGGAATGTacaagtgcttttttaaaaaaggaactgaTTTTGAAGAAGCCGTTTTGGAGCTAAAGGTGATAG GTCTAGGTTCTGATCCTCGTGTTTTCTTGGTGGGTCCAGAAGATGGAGGAATAAGGTTGAAGTGCACAGGCAAGGGATGGTTTCCCCAGCCTGAAGTACAATGGGAAGATGCGAAGGGAGAGAAGATCCCATCTGTCTCTGAGGACGAGATACAAGATGATGATGGCTTGTTTCAGATTGAGGCATCCCTCATTGTGAGAGACAGCTCAAAGACACAAGTGTCCTGTTCCATGAAGAACCCCTTCTTTGGACAAGAGCAAGTGGAAACCATTTTCATCCCAG AATCCTTCTTCCCTAGGCCCTCTCCTTGGAAGGCAGCATTTGCTGTGATTTTGGTGATACTTGGGATTTCGGTTGGTGCTATTGTGTATTTGACCTTGAAGGAACGATGGGGAAAGAAGAAACTATCAAAAatcaagggagaaaaggagaaagaaagtaaagCTAAAG aattACTTAAGAGAGAGCTTG CCAAAAGGAAAGCATTATATCAGCAAG actGGAGAAAAGCTGAGTTATATGCTG actGGAGGAAGGAACAGTTCAAAGCAG TGGCTTTCACTCTGAAACCGGAAACAGCTCATCCCAACCTCGTCTTATCTGAGAACAAACAacgcatttctttaaaaaataatgttcccCAGAATGGTGATACCCCAACACACGAAGAGCAAGGGGAGTCTGAAGCCATCTTCAGTGTTCTGGGCGAGAAGTCCCTCACCATGGAGAGGCAATACTGGGAGGTAGAAGTAAATATGAGGAAAGAAGATGGATCTGCAACTCGATGGGCTCTGGGCATTTGCTCAGAGACAGCAAAGAGAGAGGGCTGGTTTGTAGAAAGGCCAGAGAAGCATTTCTGGGTTTTGATATACAAGGAAGGAGAAGTCATAGttcccacctcccagaaaatCTCTCTGTCACTGAGGCAGCAGCTCCACAGGATAGGAGTTTTCCTGGACTGGGAAGCTGAGAACCTGTCCTTTTATAACATGGCCGATGGGTCCCACATCTATTCTTTTACTGGCATCGCCTTCTGTGGgaacttttttccttattttagcCTTCGGGGTACTGGTACATCTTTGACCATCTGCTCAACTTCAGATCACCCTGAGAATTGTCCTGATTCTTCTCCAAAGACCTCTCTAACTCATTTAAGTAGCTGTGAAACAAGCGTCCCCCAAGAATCTAACTCTCTATTGTAA